A window from Ignavibacteriota bacterium encodes these proteins:
- the mnmE gene encoding tRNA uridine-5-carboxymethylaminomethyl(34) synthesis GTPase MnmE — translation MLISNEETIAAIATPIGTGAISIIRVSGPESISSVDKIFIGNLKLEKAKSHTIQYGKIIDNNNEVIDDVLVSVFKNPHSYTGENSVEISTHGSPLVTNKILERLIKENVRLAEPGEFTKRAFLNGRIDLSQAEAVIDIINSRTNASLKGARNQFDGLLSQKIDGLRQSLVNTSSLIELELDFAEEDIEFVSFDNVKKEIKNIVYEIEKLIDSYKFGKILVDGVNVVFVGKPNVGKSSLLNYLVKESRAIVSHIPGTTRDVIREEVSIDGILFRLYDTAGIRTSEDEIEKEGVSRSRNAVLNADLVVLISDVNSEFPKDLYNELLSITTEEKIIFVLNKIDLSEKVEDNEQIGISAKTGEGIEKFLSILKEKSFGSETFSEKNAIVSNLRHKTALERTKEHLLKSIDSIDEKLSGEFISVDLRNAENTLGEIIGKVTSEDILNNIFSKFCIGK, via the coding sequence ATGTTAATTTCTAATGAAGAGACAATTGCCGCAATTGCAACACCAATTGGAACCGGAGCAATTTCGATTATTCGAGTTAGCGGTCCAGAAAGCATATCTTCTGTCGATAAAATTTTTATTGGTAACCTGAAATTAGAAAAAGCAAAATCACACACAATTCAATACGGAAAAATTATTGATAATAACAATGAAGTAATAGACGATGTTTTGGTTTCGGTGTTTAAAAATCCCCATTCCTACACTGGAGAAAATTCAGTTGAAATTAGCACACACGGAAGTCCGCTTGTAACAAACAAAATTTTGGAAAGACTGATTAAAGAAAACGTAAGACTTGCAGAACCCGGTGAATTTACAAAACGAGCCTTTTTAAATGGAAGGATAGATTTATCGCAAGCTGAAGCAGTAATTGATATTATAAATTCTAGAACAAACGCATCTTTAAAAGGTGCACGTAATCAATTTGATGGATTGCTTTCGCAGAAAATTGATGGTTTACGACAAAGTTTGGTTAATACATCTTCGTTAATAGAACTTGAATTAGATTTTGCAGAAGAAGACATTGAGTTTGTTTCGTTTGATAATGTTAAGAAAGAAATAAAAAACATTGTTTACGAAATTGAAAAACTTATTGATAGTTACAAATTCGGAAAGATTTTGGTTGATGGAGTAAACGTGGTTTTTGTTGGAAAGCCAAATGTTGGAAAATCCTCTTTGTTGAATTATCTTGTAAAAGAATCGCGCGCAATTGTAAGTCACATTCCAGGAACAACAAGAGACGTAATTCGCGAAGAGGTTTCAATCGACGGAATTTTATTTAGACTTTATGACACAGCTGGAATAAGAACTTCTGAAGACGAAATAGAAAAAGAAGGAGTTTCGCGAAGCAGAAATGCCGTTTTGAATGCAGATTTAGTTGTATTAATTTCCGACGTAAATTCAGAATTTCCAAAAGATTTGTATAACGAACTTTTATCAATTACCACAGAAGAAAAAATAATTTTTGTGTTGAACAAAATTGATCTAAGTGAAAAAGTTGAAGACAACGAACAAATAGGAATTTCTGCAAAGACCGGTGAAGGAATAGAAAAATTCTTGTCAATACTAAAAGAAAAAAGTTTTGGATCTGAAACATTCAGCGAGAAAAATGCAATTGTTTCAAACCTCCGACACAAAACAGCTTTAGAAAGAACAAAAGAGCATTTGCTTAAATCCATTGATTCTATAGATGAAAAATTAAGCGGAGAGTTTATTTCGGTTGACCTGAGAAACGCTGAAAACACACTTGGTGAAATAATTGGAAAGGTTACATCTGAAGATATTTTAAATAATATTTTTTCAAAATTTTGTATTGGAAAATAA
- a CDS encoding CoA transferase, with product MKIFKGLRVLEISSVLAGPSVGMFFAELGADVIKVENPKTKGDVTRSWKHQQENQQSDLSSYFCSVNWGKKSISLDLENKEDYKIFIELVNISDIITVSFKFGDDKKLKADYKSINKINTKIIYAQITGFGLNEERTAFDAVIQAYSGFMYINGLPETKPLKMPVALIDILAAHQIKEAILLAIIEKQKTGKGSFVHVSLLDAGISSLANQASNFLNVGIIPERVGSNHPNIFPYGTTFLTKDNKYILLAIGNDKQFKTFCEKFDKNYKINLDKFSTNFKRVKFREELTKIISEIIFQVDSKKTIKILDENKIPAALIKNMKEVFEQKQAKELILSDIKNGKIYFGVRTNVSKIDNKKYFKLSSPPHLDENRKEILRLIK from the coding sequence ATGAAAATTTTTAAAGGATTACGTGTTTTAGAAATTTCCTCGGTTTTAGCCGGACCATCAGTGGGAATGTTTTTTGCAGAACTCGGTGCAGATGTTATAAAGGTAGAAAATCCTAAAACAAAAGGAGACGTAACTAGAAGTTGGAAACATCAGCAAGAAAATCAGCAGAGTGATTTATCAAGTTATTTCTGCTCGGTAAATTGGGGAAAAAAATCCATTTCTCTTGACTTGGAAAACAAAGAAGATTATAAAATATTTATTGAGCTTGTAAATATTTCTGATATAATTACGGTAAGTTTTAAATTTGGTGATGACAAAAAACTTAAGGCAGATTACAAATCAATTAATAAAATAAACACTAAAATAATTTATGCGCAAATTACTGGATTTGGATTAAATGAAGAGCGAACCGCCTTTGATGCGGTAATTCAAGCTTATTCTGGATTTATGTATATAAATGGCTTACCCGAAACCAAGCCGCTAAAAATGCCCGTTGCGTTAATAGATATTCTTGCAGCACATCAAATTAAAGAAGCAATTCTTTTGGCGATTATTGAAAAACAAAAAACCGGAAAAGGAAGTTTTGTTCACGTTTCACTTTTGGATGCGGGAATTTCTTCATTAGCAAACCAAGCCTCAAATTTTTTAAATGTTGGAATTATTCCAGAAAGAGTTGGCTCAAATCATCCAAATATTTTTCCATACGGAACAACATTTTTGACAAAAGATAATAAATATATTTTGCTTGCAATTGGAAACGACAAACAGTTTAAAACATTTTGCGAAAAGTTTGATAAAAATTATAAAATCAATTTAGATAAATTCTCAACAAATTTTAAGAGAGTTAAATTTAGAGAGGAATTAACAAAAATAATTTCTGAAATTATATTCCAAGTTGATTCAAAAAAAACAATAAAAATTTTAGATGAAAATAAAATTCCCGCAGCGTTAATAAAAAACATGAAAGAAGTTTTTGAGCAAAAACAAGCGAAGGAATTAATTTTAAGTGATATAAAAAACGGTAAAATTTATTTTGGAGTTAGAACCAACGTATCAAAAATCGACAACAAAAAATACTTTAAACTTTCTTCACCGCCGCATTTAGATGAAAACAGAAAAGAAATTTTAAGGTTAATAAAGTAA
- the clpB gene encoding ATP-dependent chaperone ClpB, producing MSFNLNKLTIKAQEVVQNAVEIAQNYNNQVVEPEHILASMLQENGGVAESVIQKTGALVSQMKIKLGELLETLPKVTGAGIGNQQLSQNTARLFDRAIFDANNLRDEFVSTEHLLLALTEDSGKVGELLKKNNITKNVIFSALKDIRGTQRVTSQNAEDTYESLKKFGRNLNVLARSGKLDPVIGRDEEIRRVLQVLSRRTKNNPVLIGEPGVGKTAIAEGLAHRIISGDVPENLKTKNIVALDLGALVAGTQYRGQFEERLKAIIKDVQNSNGEIILFIDEIHQLVGAGKTDGAMDAANILKPALARGELHAIGATTLDEYRKHIEKDAALERRFQPVIVSEPTEEDTVSILRGLKERYEVHHGVRITDGAIVAAVQLSNRYITDRFLPDKAIDLIDEAASKLRIEIDSMPEELDVLERKVKQIEIEREALKREKDQESIQRLEELSAELSNLQEERNLVRSHWNLEKNKIKIIQTLKSEVENSKVLSDKYERDGNLGKVAEIRYGVIADLEKKLKIETEELSKIQRSSKMLKEEVDAEDVADVVAKWTRIPVSRMLESERSKLIRMENELHKRVVGQNEAVYAVANAIRRSRAGLHDSTKPIGSFVFVGTTGVGKTELARALAEFLFNDEHAMIRIDMSEYMEKHSVSRLVGAPPGYVGYEEGGQLTESVRRRPYSVVLLDEIEKAHPDVFNILLQVLDDGRLTDNQGRTIDFKNTIIIMTSNLGSHLFQEKLHEFDEENYEDILSDIRLKLSELLRKTIRPEFLNRIDEIVLFKPLLKSELKNIIDFQLQKVGKLLEEKNITLVIKDEVKDFLLSIGSDITYGARPLKRTIQRHLINPLSTELLMNKFSSGDTIVVNYSGDGKINFVKDE from the coding sequence ATGTCGTTTAATTTAAATAAACTAACTATTAAAGCTCAAGAGGTTGTGCAAAACGCTGTTGAAATTGCACAAAATTATAATAACCAAGTTGTTGAACCGGAACATATTTTGGCTTCGATGCTGCAAGAAAACGGCGGTGTTGCGGAATCCGTGATTCAAAAAACCGGTGCACTTGTTTCTCAAATGAAAATTAAACTTGGCGAACTTTTAGAAACTTTGCCTAAAGTAACTGGGGCGGGAATTGGAAATCAACAATTATCTCAAAATACGGCTCGTCTTTTTGATCGTGCCATATTTGATGCAAATAATTTGAGGGACGAGTTTGTTTCAACCGAACATTTACTTTTGGCACTTACGGAAGATTCGGGAAAAGTCGGTGAACTGCTAAAGAAAAATAATATCACAAAAAATGTAATTTTTTCTGCGTTGAAAGATATTAGAGGAACACAAAGAGTAACCTCTCAAAATGCGGAAGATACTTATGAATCGTTAAAAAAATTCGGAAGAAATTTAAATGTTTTGGCTCGCTCCGGTAAGCTTGATCCGGTAATTGGTCGTGATGAAGAAATTAGAAGAGTTCTTCAAGTTTTATCACGAAGAACAAAAAATAATCCCGTTTTAATTGGCGAACCAGGTGTTGGTAAAACTGCAATTGCAGAAGGACTTGCACATAGAATAATTTCCGGCGATGTTCCCGAAAATTTAAAAACTAAAAATATTGTTGCTTTGGATTTGGGTGCTCTTGTTGCTGGAACTCAATACCGCGGACAGTTTGAAGAACGTTTAAAAGCAATAATAAAAGATGTGCAAAATTCAAACGGAGAAATAATTTTATTTATTGATGAAATTCATCAGTTGGTCGGCGCTGGAAAAACAGATGGAGCAATGGATGCTGCAAACATTCTTAAGCCGGCGTTGGCTCGCGGTGAACTTCATGCAATTGGTGCAACAACTCTTGACGAATATAGAAAACACATTGAAAAGGATGCTGCACTTGAACGAAGGTTTCAACCCGTTATTGTTTCTGAACCAACCGAAGAAGATACTGTTTCTATTTTACGCGGATTAAAAGAACGATATGAAGTTCATCATGGCGTAAGAATTACGGATGGAGCAATTGTTGCCGCAGTTCAACTTTCAAACAGATATATTACTGATAGATTTTTGCCGGATAAAGCGATTGATCTTATTGATGAAGCGGCTTCAAAATTAAGAATAGAAATTGATTCAATGCCGGAAGAATTAGACGTGCTTGAAAGAAAAGTAAAACAAATTGAAATTGAGCGAGAAGCTTTAAAAAGAGAAAAAGATCAAGAGTCTATTCAACGATTGGAAGAACTATCTGCGGAATTAAGTAATCTTCAAGAAGAAAGAAATTTAGTGCGATCACATTGGAATTTAGAAAAGAATAAAATTAAAATTATTCAAACATTAAAAAGTGAGGTTGAAAACTCCAAGGTTCTTTCTGATAAATATGAGCGCGATGGAAATTTGGGGAAAGTTGCAGAAATTAGGTATGGAGTAATTGCTGATTTAGAAAAGAAACTAAAAATAGAAACCGAGGAACTTTCTAAAATTCAAAGGTCGAGTAAAATGTTAAAGGAAGAAGTAGATGCCGAAGACGTTGCAGATGTTGTTGCAAAATGGACAAGAATTCCCGTTAGCAGAATGTTAGAAAGCGAAAGAAGTAAACTGATCAGAATGGAAAATGAACTTCACAAAAGAGTTGTGGGACAAAACGAAGCTGTTTACGCTGTGGCAAATGCTATAAGACGCTCTCGTGCTGGTTTGCATGATTCAACAAAACCAATTGGTTCGTTTGTTTTTGTTGGCACAACCGGTGTAGGAAAAACTGAACTCGCACGTGCTTTGGCAGAATTTCTGTTTAACGACGAACACGCAATGATTAGAATTGATATGTCGGAATATATGGAAAAACATTCCGTTTCCCGCTTGGTTGGTGCGCCCCCCGGATACGTTGGATATGAAGAGGGCGGACAATTAACTGAGTCTGTGCGAAGAAGACCATATTCGGTTGTACTTTTGGATGAAATTGAAAAAGCACATCCCGATGTGTTTAATATTTTGCTTCAAGTTTTAGATGATGGGAGATTGACGGATAATCAAGGAAGAACCATCGATTTTAAAAATACTATTATTATTATGACATCCAACTTGGGTTCTCATTTGTTTCAAGAAAAACTTCACGAGTTTGACGAAGAAAATTATGAAGATATTTTAAGCGACATTAGATTAAAATTAAGTGAACTTTTAAGAAAAACTATTAGGCCAGAATTTTTAAATCGTATTGATGAAATTGTTTTGTTCAAACCGTTATTAAAAAGCGAGCTAAAAAACATTATTGATTTTCAACTTCAAAAAGTTGGAAAATTGCTTGAAGAAAAAAACATAACTCTTGTTATTAAAGATGAAGTAAAAGATTTTCTTCTTTCTATTGGTTCTGATATAACCTATGGAGCAAGACCACTTAAAAGAACAATCCAAAGACATTTAATAAATCCTCTTTCAACAGAGTTATTAATGAATAAGTTTTCTTCCGGCGATACGATTGTTGTAAATTATTCTGGTGATGGAAAAATTAATTTTGTAAAGGATGAGTAA
- a CDS encoding isoaspartyl peptidase/L-asparaginase: MKYKFLFIFIFSLLFVSCVKEIKNNDVEESEKRKTDFALVIHGGAGYIYKGRYTPEQEKEYILKLEEALNEGYNILENNGSSVDAVETTLRILEDSPLFNAGKGAVLNNEGNVELDASIMSGEKIEAGGVAGIKHIKNPITLARFVMEHSPHVLMFGDGAEKFADEFGLEKVENSYFKTQENVDEYNKSKKTEKSKHGTVGCVAIDKKGNLAAGTSTGGLSGKKFGRVGDSPIIGAGTYANNKTCAISSTGQGEYFIKNVVSYDISALMEYQKLSLSESAEYVINDKLKKQNALGGIIGIDNKGNIVMSFNTDGMFRGYRKSGENSIIELYK, encoded by the coding sequence ATGAAATATAAATTTTTATTCATTTTTATTTTTTCGCTTCTATTCGTTTCTTGCGTAAAGGAAATTAAAAATAATGACGTTGAAGAATCTGAAAAAAGAAAAACAGATTTTGCTTTGGTCATTCATGGTGGAGCTGGTTACATTTATAAGGGAAGATATACTCCGGAGCAGGAAAAAGAATATATTTTAAAATTAGAAGAAGCACTAAATGAAGGTTATAATATTTTAGAAAATAATGGTAGCTCCGTTGATGCCGTAGAAACAACTTTAAGAATTTTGGAAGACTCTCCGTTATTCAATGCCGGGAAAGGTGCAGTTTTAAATAATGAAGGAAACGTAGAATTAGATGCTTCAATTATGAGCGGTGAAAAAATTGAAGCTGGGGGTGTTGCCGGAATAAAGCATATCAAAAATCCAATAACTTTAGCACGTTTTGTTATGGAACACTCGCCTCATGTTTTAATGTTTGGTGATGGCGCAGAAAAATTTGCTGATGAATTTGGATTAGAAAAAGTTGAAAATTCTTATTTCAAAACTCAAGAAAATGTTGATGAATATAATAAAAGTAAAAAAACTGAAAAATCAAAACACGGAACGGTTGGTTGTGTAGCAATTGATAAAAAGGGAAACTTAGCCGCTGGAACATCAACCGGCGGATTAAGCGGAAAAAAATTCGGTCGCGTTGGTGATTCTCCAATTATTGGGGCTGGGACTTATGCAAACAATAAAACTTGCGCAATTTCATCAACCGGACAAGGAGAATATTTTATTAAAAATGTTGTATCTTATGATATTTCCGCATTAATGGAATATCAAAAGTTATCACTTTCCGAATCTGCAGAATATGTAATTAATGATAAGTTAAAAAAACAAAATGCTCTTGGCGGAATTATTGGGATTGATAATAAAGGAAATATTGTAATGTCGTTTAACACAGATGGAATGTTTAGGGGTTATAGAAAAAGCGGTGAAAATTCAATTATTGAATTATATAAATAA
- a CDS encoding aminopeptidase has translation MLNEANLKKIIFLILLSFTLIFAQEKQQFKNLEILKTTPVKSQGNSGTCWVFATTSFVETELIRMGFEEIDLSEMFTVNHKLFSMAENYVRYHGKSNFGEGGQAHDLFHAVEKYGMVPESNYSGKNIGLEIHNHSEMTNVLQGMLDGILKNEDAKLTPKWKEAVKAVIDNYLGKTPERFEYKGKEYSPKTFAKFTKFNPDDYVEITSYTDAPFYEKIILPLPDNWTHSEYYNIPIDEIIETIENAIKNGYSVCWDGDSGRDNFYREECYAVIPDEKIKTDSLTPEVEKEITQEMRQAAFENFDVTDDHLMHIVGTAENQNGTRFYYTKNSWGTEKRKFDGFWYMSENYVKLKTVAIIVHKDSIPKNIREKMGI, from the coding sequence ATTTTAAATGAGGCAAACTTGAAAAAAATAATTTTTTTAATTCTTTTATCCTTTACATTAATATTTGCGCAAGAAAAACAACAATTTAAGAATTTAGAAATTTTAAAAACCACACCGGTAAAAAGTCAAGGGAACTCTGGAACCTGCTGGGTTTTTGCAACAACATCTTTTGTAGAAACAGAATTAATTAGAATGGGCTTCGAAGAAATAGATTTATCTGAAATGTTTACGGTTAATCATAAACTTTTTTCAATGGCAGAAAATTATGTAAGATATCACGGAAAATCTAATTTTGGAGAAGGCGGACAAGCCCACGATTTGTTTCATGCCGTAGAAAAATATGGTATGGTTCCGGAAAGCAATTATTCTGGAAAAAACATTGGATTGGAAATTCATAATCATTCTGAAATGACAAATGTTTTGCAAGGAATGTTAGATGGAATTTTAAAAAATGAAGATGCAAAACTAACTCCAAAATGGAAAGAAGCAGTAAAAGCAGTAATTGATAATTATTTAGGAAAAACTCCGGAAAGATTTGAATATAAAGGAAAAGAATACTCACCAAAAACATTTGCCAAATTTACAAAATTTAATCCGGATGATTATGTGGAAATTACATCCTACACAGACGCTCCGTTTTATGAGAAAATTATTTTGCCTTTGCCGGATAATTGGACACACTCAGAATATTATAATATTCCAATAGATGAAATTATTGAAACTATTGAAAACGCAATAAAGAACGGTTATTCTGTTTGCTGGGATGGTGACAGCGGAAGAGATAATTTTTATCGAGAAGAATGTTACGCTGTAATTCCGGATGAAAAAATTAAAACAGATTCTCTAACACCAGAAGTAGAAAAAGAAATAACCCAAGAAATGCGACAAGCAGCATTTGAAAACTTTGATGTAACCGATGATCATTTGATGCATATTGTTGGAACAGCAGAAAATCAAAACGGAACAAGGTTTTATTACACAAAAAATTCTTGGGGAACAGAAAAAAGAAAATTTGATGGATTTTGGTATATGTCGGAAAATTATGTTAAACTAAAAACCGTTGCAATAATTGTGCACAAAGATTCAATTCCTAAAAATATTAGAGAAAAAATGGGAATTTGA